The Daucus carota subsp. sativus chromosome 2, DH1 v3.0, whole genome shotgun sequence genome includes a window with the following:
- the LOC108207412 gene encoding receptor-like protein 9DC3 — protein MLESLDLSSNRLEGEIPQQITNIYSLSRLNLSCNQLSGHIPQGYQFNTFENDSYVGNLGLCGNPLSRECEHDTVMQKEGEEEDDFFFGGFTWQAVVIGYGCRVVPAFIIGYLMLQAGKPRWFSGIIARELGLKIRRMEVRMR, from the coding sequence ATGTTGGAGTCACTAGACCTCTCATCCAACCGACTTGAAGGAGAAATTCCACAGcaaatcactaatatatattcactttCACGTCTAAATCTGTCTTGCAACCAACTTAGTGGTCATATTCCACAAGGTTATCAATTCAATACATTTGAAAATGATAGCTATGTTGGCAACTTGGGGCTGTGTGGAAATCCCTTGTCCAGAGAGTGTGAACATGATACTGTGATGCAAAAAGAAGGTGAAGAAGAGGATGATTTCTTTTTTGGTGGTTTTACTTGGCAAGCTGTGGTGATTGGATATGGCTGCCGAGTGGTGCCTGCATTTATCATTGGATACTTGATGTTGCAAGCTGGAAAACCAAGATGGTTTTCTGGAATTATTGCAAGGGAATTGGGTCTCAAAATCAGGAGGATGGAGGTTAGAATGCGATAA
- the LOC108207413 gene encoding uncharacterized protein LOC108207413 produces MEGVSTKVYKGLKGYWRRRGYRRISGSGRKRVVPAVHLGSGGSTRRIRVWSVKIRRKIKLRWSPKKFFIGIRDAYMRMMMRLASSSAMGVSGYGNGYGGEACFVTRPVKEYDEKMVVELYKKILMGRNQLVHPDGSEIVLRR; encoded by the coding sequence ATGGAAGGTGTGTCAACCAAAGTGTACAAAGGTCTAAAAGGCTATTGGAGGAGAAGGGGTTACCGGAGAATTTCTGGGTCTGGCCGGAAACGTGTAGTTCCGGCGGTTCACTTGGGTTCCGGCGGGTCGACCCGGAGAATCCGGGTTTGGAGCGTGAAGATCCGGCGGAAAATAAAGTTGAGGTGGTCGCCCAAGAAGTTTTTTATTGGGATACGTGATGCGTacatgaggatgatgatgagaTTAGCTAGCTCGAGCGCTATGGGAGTGAGCGGGTATGGGAACGGGTACGGAGGGGAAGCTTGTTTCGTGACCCGACCCGTGAAGGAGTATGATGAGAAAATGGTGGTGGAGTTGTACAAGAAGATTTTGATGGGTCGGAATCAGTTGGTTCATCCGGATGGATCTGAAATTGTTCTCAGACGATAA
- the LOC108207986 gene encoding GATA transcription factor 15: MDLQQEITEAENKDVQTKKSCSDCKTTRTPLWRGGPSGPKSLCNACGIKYNKKRRQLLGLDRSRKHGMKKKQKKSGNEVERSVKVMRLIALGREMGLKISATAKFGEEEEAAILLMALSCGSLASVLDEMP; this comes from the exons ATGGATCTACAACAAGAG ATAACAGAGGCTGAGAATAAAGATGTGCAGACAAAAAAGAGCTGCAGTGACTGTAAAACCACAAGAACACCTCTATGGAGGGGTGGTCCATCTGGGCCCAAG TCACTTTGTAATGCTTGTGGGATCAAATACAACAAGAAAAGGAGGCAGCTCTTGGGGCTGGATAGATCAAGAAAACATGGGAtgaaaaagaagcagaagaagAGTGGTAATGAAGTGGAGAGATCAGTGAAAGTGATGAGATTGATTGCATTGGGAAGAGAGATGGGATTGAAGATATCAGCTACAGCCAAGTTTGGGGAAGAGGAAGAAGCAGCTATACTGTTGATGGCTCTTTCATGTGGATCTCTGGCTTCTGTGCTTGATGAAATGCCCTAA
- the LOC108206699 gene encoding receptor like protein 27-like, which yields MNINLHGGLPDSIGFLESLTFLDISYCDLSGLIPRSIGNLSRLMRLGLDGNHLHGQIPVGLANLTNLRNLYLPSNNFTGPFPSWIFHLKDFISLDLGSNSLTGQLDVFNSLNGSFSQLVNLIHLDLSSNNFSGVMDLETFSRLEYLEHLDLSHNSLLVTSTGTATLPPKLHHLGLSSCKMKKFPRISKDVEFFLHIDISDNQIEGEIPHWISLVNRSPISVLFPKTYLNLSYNGLTGGLEQLPWNEIQILDLQSNMLNGSLPNLFCKSRSLEILNLSHNNLSGVLPNCSTSMSPLLVFDLRMNNIQGNLPSTLSNFHYLETINLNGNKLQGRIPSSFSKFDYLQVLDLGNNQLHDTFPQCLEGLPNLQVLVLKSNKFHGIISKSSEIVHPFPRLRIIDLSCNEFSGPLPALYFKNFKAMMNGDMNKMKLAYMEHNTYYSDSTALVIKGVEIELVRILTIFTTIDASRNHFAIWNKVPD from the coding sequence ATGAACATAAACTTACATGGAGGTCTACCTGATTCAATAGGCTTCCTGGAGTCATTAACCTTTTTGGATATCTCCTACTGTGACTTGTCCGGGCTGATACCAAGATCCATAGGAAACCTTAGTCGACTGATGAGATTAGGCCTCGATGGCAATCACCTTCATGGCCAAATCCCGGTAGGTTTAGCAAACCTTACAAACCTAAGAAATTTATACCTTCCTTCTAACAACTTTACTGGTCCATTCCCCTCCTGGATTTTCCACCTTAAAGACTTCATTTCTTTAGATCTAGGATCTAATTCACTAACAGGTCAGCTTGATGTGTTCAATTCATTAAATGGATCATTTTCTCAACTTGTGAACCTTATTCACCTAGACTTGTCATCCAACAATTTCAGTGGTGTTATGGACCTTGAAACGTTTTCACGCCTTGAATACCTCGAACATCTTGATCTTTCTCATAACAGTCTGTTAGTGACAAGTACAGGTACGGCTACACTCCCTCCTAAGCTTCATCACTTAGGATTGTCATCTTGCAAGATGAAGAAGTTCCCACGTATCTCTAAAGATGTAGAGTTCTTCCTACATATAGATATATCAGATAATCAAATTGAAGGGGAAATTCCACATTGGATTTCGTTGGTGAATAGGAGCCCAATCAGCGTACTCTTTCCTAAGACATATTTGAATCTTTCTTACAACGGATTAACAGGTGGTCTTGAGCAACTACCTTGGAATGAGATTCAGATTCTTGATCTACAATCCAATATGCTGAATGGATCATTGCCCAATTTATTCTGTAAATCAAGGTCTCTTGAGATTCTTAATCTGTCGCATAACAATCTGAGTGGTGTACTCCCCAATTGTTCAACGTCTATGAGCCCGTTGTTGGTGTTTGATCTGCGGATGAATAACATTCAGGGAAACCTTCCATCAACCTTGTCAAATTTCCACTATCTGGAAACTATAAATTTGAATGGTAACAAATTACAAGGAAGAATTCCTTCTTCATTTTCCAAGTTTGATTATTTACAGGTTCTTGATCTTGGAAATAATCAACTACATGATACATTCCCGCAATGTTTGGAAGGTCTTCCAAATCTCCAAGTTCTTGTActgaaatcaaataaatttcatGGTATCATAAGCAAGAGTTCGGAGATTGTACATCCATTTCCTCGCTTGAGAATCATTGATCTGTCGTGCAACGAGTTTTCAGGTCCACTGCCAGCATTGTATTTCAAAAATTTCAAGGCTATGATGAATGGTGACATGAATAAAATGAAGCTTGCCTATATGGAGCACAATACCTATTACAGTGATTCCACGGCTCTAGTGATTAAAGGAGTAGAGATTGAGCTCGTAAGGATTTTAACTATATTCACAACCATTGATGCATCAAGGAACCACTTTGCTATTTGGAATAAAGTCCCTGATTAG
- the LOC108210197 gene encoding importin subunit alpha-2: protein MSLRPNARTEVRRSRYKVAVDAEEGRRRREDNMVEIRKNRREESLLKKRREGLQAQQLNATAAQLEKKLESLPAMVAGVWSDDGNMRLEATTHFRKLLSIERNPPIEEVIQSGVVPRFVEFLARDDYPQLQFEAAWALTNIASGTSEHTKVVIEHGAIPIFVRLLASSSDDVREQAVWALGNVAGDSPKCRDLVLSHEALIPLLAQFNENAKLSMLRNATWTLSNFCRGKPQPHFEQTKPALPALARLIHSNDEEVLTDACWALSYLSDGTNDKIQAVIDAGVCPRLVELLLHPSASVLIPALRTVGNIVTGDDMQTQVIIQHQALLCLLNLLTNNHKKSIKKEACWTISNITAGNKEQIQAVIEAGIIAPLVQVLGNAEFEIKKEAAWAVSNATSGGTNEQIKFLVSQGCIKPLCDLLVCPDARIITVCLEGLENILKVGEAEKISGNTGDVNVYAQLIDEAEGLEKIENLQSHDNNEIYEKAVKILETYWLEEDDEQLPTGDTSQSGLQFAGSGPAVPSGGFNFG, encoded by the exons ATGTCGTTGAGGCCAAATGCGAGAACCGAGGTTCGCCGGAGCCGGTACAAAGTCGCCGTCGACGCCGAGGAAGGACGGCGACGGCGAGAAGATAATATGGTGGAGATCCGAAAGAATAGGAGAGAAGAAAGCTTGCTTAAGAAGCGCCGTGAAGGCCTTCAAGCTCAGCAATTGAACGCTACTGCTGCTCAGCTCGAAAAGAAG TTAGAAAGTCTTCCGGCAATGGTAGCTGGTGTTTGGTCAGATGATGGGAATATGCGACTCGAGGCCACCACACATTTCCGGAAGCTGCTTTCAATAG AGCGTAATCCTCCAATTGAGGAAGTGATTCAATCTGGAGTTGTTCCTCGTTTTGTTGAGTTTCTTGCCAGAGATGACTACCCACAACTTCAG TTTGAGGCTGCCTGGGCTCTCACAAATATAGCATCTGGTACATCCGAGCATACCAAGGTTGTGATTGAACATGGTGCCATTCCAATTTTTGTGCGACTTCTTGCTTCTTCAAGTGATGATGTCCGGGAGCAG GCTGTCTGGGCACTAGGAAATGTGGCCGGGGACTCACCTAAATGCAGAGATCTTGTTCTTAGTCATGAAGCTTTGATACCACTGCTAGCTCAGTTCAACGAGAATGCAAAGCTTTCTATGTTAAGGAATGCAACATGGACACTGTCAAACTTCTGCAGGGGCAAGCCACAACCTCATTTTGAGCAG ACAAAGCCTGCCCTCCCTGCTCTAGCTCGTCTTATTCATTCAAATGATGAAGAAGTCCTTACTGATGCCTGCTGGGCGCTATCATATCTTTCTGATGGTACAAATGATAAAATTCAAGCTGTCATTGATGCTGGTGTTTGCCCGCGACTGGTTGAGCTTTTACT GCATCCATCAGCTTCTGTCCTCATTCCTGCTTTGCGAACAGTTGGCAATATTGTCACAGGAGATGATATGCAGACTCAG GTTATCATACAACATCAAGCTCTTCTTTGTCTATTGAACCTGTTAACAAATAATCACAAGAAGAGTATTAAGAAGGAAGCTTGCTGGACCATTTCAAACATCACAGCTGGCAACAAAGAGCAAATACAG GCTGTTATCGAGGCTGGTATTATTGCTCCTCTTGTTCAAGTGCTTGGCAATgctgaatttgaaataaagaaAGAGGCTGCTTGGGCAGTGTCAAATGCAACATCTGGTGGAACAAATGAGCAAATCAA ATTCTTGGTGAGCCAAGGCTGTATAAAGCCGTTGTGTGATCTTCTAGTTTGTCCTGATGCAAGAATTATCACCGTTTGCTTGGAAGGCCTTGAAAATATCTTGAAGGTCGGAGAAGCTGAGAAGATCTCGGGCAACACAGGTGATGTCAATGTGTATGCCCAGTTGATTGACGAAGCTGAGGGTTTGGAAAAGATTGAAAATCTTCAGAGTCATGACAACAATGAAATATATGAGAAAGCAGTGAAGATTCTCGAAACATATTGGTTGGAGGAAGACGACGAGCAGTTACCAACAGGTGATACTTCTCAATCTGGTTTGCAGTTTGCAGGAAGTGGACCTGCAGTTCCATCTGGTGGATTCAATTTTGGCTAA